From the Mesotoga prima MesG1.Ag.4.2 genome, the window GAATTTCTATCTGGCATGAAGATGATTCCATCCTTCCGCAGTTCAGAAAAGTTTCGAGAAACGGCTTCTCTTGTTGATCCAAAAAGGTTTGCGAGTGTCTTCTTGGTATGAGGAAGTTCAAATGAATTGCTTCCCTTTTCAAGAGATAGTTCCAGAAGGTAGCTTGCCAGTTTCTTCTTGACGGTTGATAATGAAAGCAATTCAATGATATATGAGAGATTCAGTGTCTTTTCGGAAATGCTCTTTAGGTAAGAGAACAGAAAACGCTTGTTTTTGAAAGCATATAGGAGAGCTCTCTTCGGAATGCTTAGTATTTCCGAATCCTCTTCCGCGAAGACATGTGAGGCGCACTTTCTTCCAGCGAACGCAAGCGCTTCTCCAAAAATCTGGTTCTTTTCAATGTAATTGATAGTCTGTTCACGACCAGAGGGCAATACCTTTGCAATTCTTAACCTGCCCTTGAGAACTATACAAAGTGAATCGCAAAGATCATCTGGAGTGTAGATCACCTGATCGGGCTGGAACCTGACAGTTCGCGAAGCCGAAAGAACTTCGCTTTTTTCATCACTGCTCAAATCGTTGAAGAGATCTACTGTGTCTAACATCTATTCGCCAACCCTGTACCAGTACTGATATTCTTCTCGAAAGCCGATCTTAGAATAGAGACTTATCGCGCTCTCGTTGGGTTTGTCAACCTGCAGATAGGCTGTCTCTGCTCCCCGTTGCCTACCAAGCTCCAAGAGTTTTTCGGTTATCTCTCTCCCGTATCCTTTTCGCCGTTCCGATTCTCGCACCGCTATTCCGAAGAGTCCCACGTGATTGCTTTCTATTACTGCAAACCCGCAACCAACTGCGATTCCTCTCTTTCTAAGGATGATGAAGGGGCTGCCAGGAAGAAGCATAGAAAGTAGTTTTCTTGCCCAGGCTTGATTTTCTCTTGCCCTGCTATTCAGAGAGAAGAAGAGTTCGAGCCATTCCTCCTCGGGCCTTGAAGCGACATCGGCGTCTGAAAGATCGTGGGGTTCACTGCCTATCGCTCTCGTCATTACCAGTGCTCTATCCCTTTCTTCAAACCCCATCTCTTTGAGGACACTGTTCAGTCCTGCAGGCTTTGAGTCCGCGGTGAGCTTGAACATCGTCCTTAACCCCTTTGACTTATAGAACCTGCTAGCCTCTTCGATCTTTTGTTCTAGAGGTTCGAACCCATCGTAGATAGGATAGACGGAGTTTGACCTGTTTGTATATCCGCCTGCGTATCTCAATACCCAGCCATCAAGGAACTTTGTGTAACCGGCTGGCCAGGAGTTTAAGGAGATCTCTTCAAGCCTACGAATTCTGGACATATTACCTCCGATCATAATTCTTACCCACCGATTCCGGGGCAGAAAGCAAACTCTCTTGCTGTACAAAAACGAACATCCTGATTTTAGTGGCGCATATGAAAAAGCAAAATCCTCCTACGCAGAACCGTACGAAAGAGCGAGAGCAAATTCAATCGGGGAAGTGCTTGAGAGGTGTGACTCTTTCAAAATACTTCTCATTGCAAGCAACGCTTCGATCCAGAATCTGTCTTAAGCATTCCCGTGAGTAAACTTACTGATGCTTTCCAGTATCGGTTCAATAGCTTTCCTGCTTGTGAAATCTACTGCCGTACTGTAAGCCGCCAGCATCCCTCTTTCATCGTCGGAAAGCTCTTCTCCGCGTCTCTTCTTTCCTTTGAGTTTACTCTTCAATAGAATCATCAAAATCTTATCTACGAGTCTCAATCTCTTGAAGTCAAATCCGCCCCTCAAATGGAAGAACTCAATCTTCTCGACAATTTCAGGCGAGAAGTTCTTTGCCTTTATGTCTTCGATAACCTCTGATCTCGCTGGAGAAGCTCCCACGGAGAAGATAATTACCTTCTTATTCTCGAAAGATTTGAAATTCTCTTTTATTGTAGACAATCCACTGATGCCAGTGGCGTAGAGTGATCCGCCGAATACGATGCAGTCGTAATCCTTAAGTCTTTCAGGATCGACATCTTCAATATCAAAGAGATCGCCGTGGAGCTCTTCTGCAATCCATTCTGCATATTTCTTCGAACTTCCATATCTAGTTTTGTAAAGGACTACTGTTTTCGACAAGCTCTTCTTTTCCTTCTCCTGAACTGAAGACTCCACAGCTATTTTAACAGTATTTTGGGATTACTGCGTAAAGATCATAAAGCTCGTTCGACAGGACAAGGAGTCAATTTCTCTATTTGGATTTAAATGCATGAACTTGTTATCCAGAGTATTCTAATGTAAAATTGAGACTCTTACCTAACTATGCGGGAGGCTTGCTATGATTCGAAAATTCATGGCCTATTATCGGCCACATCTAGGGCTATTTTTACTGGATATGGCATGTGCTTTCATGATTGCTGGAATCGATCTGGTTTTTCCTAGATTCACTACATTGGCCCTGGATGATTATATCCCTTCGGGTAACATGAGAGGTATTGTGATTATCGCCGCAATAATGGCGTTTCTCTTTGTCTTGAGAGCCGTCTTCAATTACGTTGTCAGTTACTGGGGTCACGTTGTCGGGGTAAGGATGGAGTACAACATGAGAAAGGATATTTTCTCCCACCTGCAGACGCTATCTTTTAGTTATTTCGACAAGGTGAGAACCGGGAAGATCATGTCGAGAATAGTGAACGATCTTCGAGAAATCACGGAGCTTGCACATCACGGCCCCGAAGATGTCTTCATTTCTACTGTAACGTTGATCGGAGCCTTCATAATCTTAATGCAGAACGACTGGAGACTCACTCTCGTTGTCTTTGCCTATATACCTTTTATGGTCTGGTATGGAGTGAGAAAGAGACAGAAGATGGCAAAGGCATTTAGATTGGTGAGAAAGAAGATAGCGAACGTCAATGCACAGCTTGAGAACAGTATTTCTGGTATTAGAGTCGCTCAGTCATTCACCAATGAAGAATTCGAAAAAAGTAAATTCGATCTTGGCAACCAGGAATTCAAGGAATCCAGGCAGTTCGCCTTCAAGTCGATGGCCGAGATGACGACCGGTGTCGACCTGATGATGAACATGTTGAAAGTTACCGTTCTGGCTTTCGGGGGATATCTTACTTACTCAGGCGAGATAACCGTCGGAGCCTTTGTAGCTTACTTTCTTTACGTTGATCTATTTCTCCAGCCGATAAGAAGGCTTATGCAGTTTGCTCAGCAATATGAAGACGGAATGTCAGGTTTTGAAAGGTTCGTTGAAATAATGGAAACGAAGTCAAGCATCACAGATTCGCCGGATGCAGTTGAACTAAATGGTGTCAGGGGAGATATAAGAGTTGAGAAGGTCTCTTTCGCCTACGACGGAGGTGAAAACGTACTCACCGATATAAATCTCCATATTCCTGCCGGTAAGATGGTGGCTCTAGTCGGCCCCTCTGGTGGTGGAAAAACAACTCTTTGCCATCTTATTCCTAGATTCTATGACGTTAAAAGTGGACGGATCACCGTTGACGGAGTGGATATTCGTGACGTTACCATTCACTCCTTAAGAACCCACATCGGTATTGTTCAACAGGATGTCTTTCTCTTTGCAGGAACAATTAGGGATAATATTGCTTACGGTAAGGGCGACGCTACAGACGAAGAGATAATTGAGGCTGCAAAGAGAGCGAATATTCATGATTTCATCATGAGTCTCGAGAACGGATACGATTCTTATGTTGGTGAAAGAGGAGTAATGCTTTCCGGAGGTCAGAAGCAGAGAATATCAATCGCGAGGGTCTTTCTAAAGAATCCTCCCCTTCTCATTTTAGATGAAGCCACTTCTGCGCTGGATAATGAGACTGAGCTGAAGATCCAGGAGTCTCTAGAAGCCCTTTCGAAAGGACGCACAACACTTGTAATTGCCCACAGACTTTCCACAATTAAGAACGCCGATGAGATAGTTGTGATAACGAACAATGGAATCATAGAAAGGGGCTCTCATGACGAACTCCTCGAGAAGGGCGGACATTACGCGGGGCTTTATAGGGCTCAGTTCAAGGGATATATACCGGATATGTGATCTCTCCAGTAGATACTCCCGTAAATATCGGGAGGGTTGAGAGGGGTCAAAAAAAAGGCATGTTCATCAATGGCTTTGGAATACTCTGAATTAGCAGATGGAAGACTCTCTTGAAAGTCTCTCAGTTCTATGTCAGCCTGCGCCTTCCGAGCGCAAAATTTCAATTCGTGAAGTGAATTATGAAAATTCATTCTCCCGTTTGTTTGCCACCACTTGAGATCAAAGGTTTCGCGATCCGGCTCCAAGAGGTGTATTCCATTTTCAAACACGAATAAGTCTTTAGCTGTAGGGTTATCCACTTGAGGATTATTTGTTATACTTAGGCTGGTCTTGGATCTGTGGAGGGACGCATATGGACATAGAGAATGATTTTCTATTCAGATGGTACGAGCGGCAATTACTTGTTGAGGGAATGACCAGGTCGTTCCTGCTGAGATTGGCCGAGGAGACATTTGGTCATCTATGGGGCGCGACTGAGGAACTTACCGCCGAACTCCTAATAAGAAGTGGTCTTTCCGGAATCACTAGAGATTTTCCAAGGCACAGAATTCTCCCCTTTTATTCGCCTCTGATTTACAGGCAGAAAGAGACCATGGAATTCAGAGATGGAGACGATTTCAAAATCGAGGAAGATTGTGGAAAGAGAATTGTAAGCTTTCCACACACTCTGTCGATTATGTTCTCACCTTTGATAGCCGGAAAGGTTTTTTCCTGGCTCATGAATGGAAGCAACGAGATCGGTCCCATTTGTGATCTCCCGTTAGATTTGCAGAAGGCGTCCAGAAAGGGAAGAGTGATGGTTGTTGGAGCCGGCGGATTGGGCTGCCCATTGATAAAAATCTTGCTGGATAACGGAATTGATGACATATGTATCATCGAACCGGGTGAAATTAAACTTAACAATTTACACCGACAAATATTGTACGATTATGGAGATGTTGGTCTTTCAAAAGCGAGTGTAATTGAAAAAAAGATTGCACAGCGGTACAGTGGCGTTCGGGTCAAGATCCGTAAAGAAAGTTTCGATCCAACCCTCATCAAGACTGAAAAACCCGACGTAGTTGTCAGCTGCGTTGACAATTATGAGGCTAGGTATCTGATAAATGATTCCTGCTACCGCAACTGTGTTCCCTTTGTCGATTCGGCCGTAGAGAATTTTGGCGGATATGCGATGTTTAGAGATAAAAGAGTGCCTTGCTACAGGTGTTTCATGGGCGACAACAGAAAGGATACGGGGGCACAAAAGGGGATACTGACTTTTGTAAGCTATTTTGGAGGCATGTTAGAGGCGGCCATGGTGTTGACTTTTCTGAATACCGGAATGTGTGGAGACGATGTTTTCTGGTTTGACCTGAGAAAGGGTAAATTCGAGAGCATTTCCTTTGAACGACGTGAAGGTTGTCCCGTCTGTTCTTCAGCCAAGAGGTGACGAAGCTTGGAAGTAGTCTATGGAAACAATCGATGGAGTTTCGACAGAGATCTTACCTTCAGTGAACTGATAGAGGAAACACAGCTTGGGTCTGTCTCTCCTCTTGTTCTGGTAGACGGAAGATTTGTCGGTGAAGATGAGCTGATCTCGGCAAAGTCGAGGGTTCTCATAATCGTTGCAGCCAATGCAGACCAAACGGGCGCATAGTAACGCATACTCACGTATAAGCTCACAAAATCCCTTCTTTTGGTCTTCATCGTTTCGTGGCGGAATTAGGTTTTTTTGTAGGGATCCTCTTTTAAATGTAGAATTTTAAAGGATAGTTGGAATATATATGGAGGTGGAGAAATTGGAAAGAAAAAAGGTTTTGATTCTCGGCGCTGCCGGAAGAGACTTTCATAACTTCAACACTTACTACAGAGACAACGAAGAGTTCGAAGTAGTAGCTTTCACGGCGACTCAGATACCTGGAATCGATGGAAAAAAGTATCCTGCGGAACTCGCAGGCAGACTCTATCCAAATGGCATTCCGATAGTTCCGGAAGAAGAATTCGGCAAATTGATCGACGAGCACAAGATCGATCAGGTCGTTCTCGCATACAGCGATCTTCCACATCAATATGTCATGGAGAGGGCGGCAATAGCAAACGCACACGGTGCGGATTTCATTCTTCTTGGGCCCAGCAAGACAATGGTTAAGTCCTCGAAACCGGTAATCTCTATCTGCGCAGTTAGGACGGGCTGTGGAAAGAGCCAGACAACCAGAAGAGTGCTCGACATCCTGAGAGCCAAGGGGAAGAAGGTTGTCTCTATCAGACATCCGATGCCTTATGGAGATCTCGTGAAACAGAAGGTCCAGAGATTCGCCGATTATTCGGATCTAGATAAACACGAATGCACTATTGAAGAGAGAGAGGAATACGAACCTCATATAGATCGAAATGCCGTTATATATGCCGGGGTCGACTACGAAGCGATTCTCAGAGAAGCTGAAAAAGAGGATGTAGACGTAATAATATGGGACGGCGGAAACAATGATTTCTCATTTTATAAGACAGATCTGTATATAACTGTAACCGATCCTCATAGAGCCGGTCACGAGACTACATACTACCCGGGATTCACGAATCTTATGATGGCCGATGTAGTTGTTATAAACAAGGAGGAGACGGCTTCTCCAGAAGATATCGACATCGTCCGAAGGAATATTGCGAAATTCAATCCCGATGCCATTGTAGTTGACGGTGCTTCACCGATAACCATTGAGGGAGGCAAGTCGTCCGAAATAAAGGGCAAGAGAGTTCTCGTCGTAGAGGATGGCCCGACCCTGACCCACGGTGGAATGAAGTACGGTGCGGGATGGGTAGCGGCTAAGAAGTTTGGTGCATCCGAGATAGTTGATCCAAGGCCTTATGCAGTAGGATCACTCGTTTCAACATATGAAAAGTACAACCACCTGGATCAGATCCTTCCAGCGATGGGATACGGTGAGAAACAGATGAAAGAGCTAGAGGAGACCATTAACAAGGCCGACGTAGATCTTGTTATAATTGGAACTCCGATTGACCTGAGAAGGGTAATCGACATAAAGAAACCTGCCGTAAGAATCGGTTATGAGCTTCAGGAGATAGGGAAGCCCGATCTAGAAGAGATAATAGAAGACTTCCTTAAGGAGCACAATATATAGTAGATCTGCAAAACGGGGACTGGATTATCCAGTCCCCCTTTTTTATTGCTTCTTCTCTATCGGTATGTAGATGTCAAACTCCGAATCTTCTTCCCCTGTGAATCTTTTGTCATATAGTTCAAACTCGTTCAAAACAATCGGTTCATACTCGAAGTTCTGAAACCACTTTGCATGGATGTACTCATAGGTATTTTGCAGTGAGTCAAGCTTTCCCGTATGAGTGAAAACGGCATAGGTTGCCTCAGGCACTTCTGCCCCAACCATTCCCTCCGGGATTATTCTCAGAGTCGAGACGGCCAAAGAGGCTATGTAGTCGAACTTGCCGTCTATGAAGTCTTCTTCTCCAGTGCACATCAATCCGTAGCTTTCCTTCGCCGATATGACATTCTCGATCTCGGTATGCCTCTCCATTAAATCTCTCCAGAGTTTCGGGCAGTTGTTCGCCGGATCATTTCCGTAGTACTTCAGACCAATGACTTTGAACGCCGATTTGTGGATGATCTTTGGTTCCATTCTTATTCCTCCCTTGAGACCAATCGGGTCTTTTTTGCACAGTCTCTTTTTCTGAGTGACGGCGAAGTGGAGTCAAAGCCTGCGATACTTGCCAGGCTTCACGTAGTATCTGCTTTTGAATGCTCTGGTAAGTGATTCCTGCGAATCATAGCCTAACTGCAAGGCGATCTCCAAAATACTTATCGAGGTTGTAGCAAGTTTTTCGGCAGCCACGCTCAACCTTCTACCCTTGCGATACTGGCCTATCATCTTGTCCACAGTGTGAAAGAAGATCCGCTGAAGATGAACTGATGAGTAGAAGCTTTCTTAGCAGAGATCGTCGAGAGTTATCGGGGATGAAAGGTGCTCCTCAATGTAATCTATGACGGAGTTCACGCAATCGATGTAATCCTATTTCAAAGGAGTGTCTCTGGACATCTTCCACCTCCATCTCCGCAATAATCGTCTTAAAGATTATACAAGTATGGAAGGGCTTGTTTTTGATCGAAAGAATCATGATGGAGTTTCTTCTCTAAGCTGAGTCAATCCAAAAACAATTCGGCTGAACGAAACCGTTAATCACGCCAACATCAGTACCCAATAAGCCTTTCAAGCTTCTTAGCCGCTTCTATTGTGCTACTTACTTCTTTCGGCAGAGGAGGTATTCCCTCGAAACCCGTTTTTCTGACGAAGTCGACCAGCATCGCCCAAAGTTCCTCAGGGTTCCAGTTAGAAAGTTTGTCCAAGGTATCTAATCCTGCATTGCAGTATAGCCTCACCCTAACTCCTTTCATTCCACCAAGTCTTGAAAGATCCGAGAGTTTAAGGTACTCAAGTATTTTCTCCATTTCAGTCCCGATGCGTGCAGCCAGGCTTTCTCTTAGCTCAGGTGAAAGGGCACTTCGATCATTTGATAGGTGGCAAATATGCCCGCTTTCGCGAGTTTTTCCATTACTATCGTGTCGTACCAGGGAATTTGTGTATTCTCATTCTTTCCCTCTTTGCCGCGATTCCTTTCTCACGAAGCTCTGGGGCGAATTTTGCGAGTGAAGGTTCAGAAAGAAAACTGAAATACTGGCCTATCCTACGGAGTTTTGCTTCAGACGGGCCTTGTCATTGCGGTTCGATTTTGCGAAACTTTCAATATCCTCTTTTTCTGCCTCTTCAACTGATTTCTCATTCGAATCAAGAAGGAATTTCTCGAGGGATGCAACCCCAGACAACGTTGTGTTGATAACATTCTAGCTCTTACCTTTACTCTTCAAGAAGGCTATGAAATCTTCGTTTTTTATCATCCATTCATCTCTCTTGCGAAGAGAAAACACCGAATCGATCTGGAGAAAACCCTCTTTAGCTACTGAATGTATATGGTCATACAACGTCTCGATTACAGCGCTTCTACAGCTATCTTCGAAGCAAGACTCATTACATCATCGAATCTACAAAGCTCTGTGCCGGGTGTCATGACGGCAGCTGAACTGGCGGCACCAGCCATTTTCAAGGCAGTTTTCACCGTCTCGCCAAGTTCTCTGTACATGCAGTATGCCGCCAGGAAAGAATCCCCTGCACCAACCCCGCTCTTGACAGGTACTTTAGGTACCCGAATACGATAGAACTCCCCACTCACTGATGCAATCGCTCCCTCGGCTCCCATAGTCAGTAGAATTTCTTCGATTGAATACTTGTTCGACACTTCGGAAATGGCCTTTCTAAAATCTATCTCTCCGATTAGCTCGCGATTGAGCAGTCTCTGAAGTTCGTGAATATTTGGCTTTATTCCTCTTGGCTTGGCCTCGACCCCCTTGGAGAAAGGCTCCTT encodes:
- a CDS encoding Crp/Fnr family transcriptional regulator; translated protein: MLDTVDLFNDLSSDEKSEVLSASRTVRFQPDQVIYTPDDLCDSLCIVLKGRLRIAKVLPSGREQTINYIEKNQIFGEALAFAGRKCASHVFAEEDSEILSIPKRALLYAFKNKRFLFSYLKSISEKTLNLSYIIELLSLSTVKKKLASYLLELSLEKGSNSFELPHTKKTLANLFGSTREAVSRNFSELRKDGIIFMPDRNSVEIKSSKQLEKILFD
- a CDS encoding GNAT family N-acetyltransferase; this translates as MSRIRRLEEISLNSWPAGYTKFLDGWVLRYAGGYTNRSNSVYPIYDGFEPLEQKIEEASRFYKSKGLRTMFKLTADSKPAGLNSVLKEMGFEERDRALVMTRAIGSEPHDLSDADVASRPEEEWLELFFSLNSRARENQAWARKLLSMLLPGSPFIILRKRGIAVGCGFAVIESNHVGLFGIAVRESERRKGYGREITEKLLELGRQRGAETAYLQVDKPNESAISLYSKIGFREEYQYWYRVGE
- a CDS encoding flavodoxin domain-containing protein; translation: MSKTVVLYKTRYGSSKKYAEWIAEELHGDLFDIEDVDPERLKDYDCIVFGGSLYATGISGLSTIKENFKSFENKKVIIFSVGASPARSEVIEDIKAKNFSPEIVEKIEFFHLRGGFDFKRLRLVDKILMILLKSKLKGKKRRGEELSDDERGMLAAYSTAVDFTSRKAIEPILESISKFTHGNA
- a CDS encoding ABC transporter ATP-binding protein gives rise to the protein MIRKFMAYYRPHLGLFLLDMACAFMIAGIDLVFPRFTTLALDDYIPSGNMRGIVIIAAIMAFLFVLRAVFNYVVSYWGHVVGVRMEYNMRKDIFSHLQTLSFSYFDKVRTGKIMSRIVNDLREITELAHHGPEDVFISTVTLIGAFIILMQNDWRLTLVVFAYIPFMVWYGVRKRQKMAKAFRLVRKKIANVNAQLENSISGIRVAQSFTNEEFEKSKFDLGNQEFKESRQFAFKSMAEMTTGVDLMMNMLKVTVLAFGGYLTYSGEITVGAFVAYFLYVDLFLQPIRRLMQFAQQYEDGMSGFERFVEIMETKSSITDSPDAVELNGVRGDIRVEKVSFAYDGGENVLTDINLHIPAGKMVALVGPSGGGKTTLCHLIPRFYDVKSGRITVDGVDIRDVTIHSLRTHIGIVQQDVFLFAGTIRDNIAYGKGDATDEEIIEAAKRANIHDFIMSLENGYDSYVGERGVMLSGGQKQRISIARVFLKNPPLLILDEATSALDNETELKIQESLEALSKGRTTLVIAHRLSTIKNADEIVVITNNGIIERGSHDELLEKGGHYAGLYRAQFKGYIPDM
- a CDS encoding HesA/MoeB/ThiF family protein, giving the protein MDIENDFLFRWYERQLLVEGMTRSFLLRLAEETFGHLWGATEELTAELLIRSGLSGITRDFPRHRILPFYSPLIYRQKETMEFRDGDDFKIEEDCGKRIVSFPHTLSIMFSPLIAGKVFSWLMNGSNEIGPICDLPLDLQKASRKGRVMVVGAGGLGCPLIKILLDNGIDDICIIEPGEIKLNNLHRQILYDYGDVGLSKASVIEKKIAQRYSGVRVKIRKESFDPTLIKTEKPDVVVSCVDNYEARYLINDSCYRNCVPFVDSAVENFGGYAMFRDKRVPCYRCFMGDNRKDTGAQKGILTFVSYFGGMLEAAMVLTFLNTGMCGDDVFWFDLRKGKFESISFERREGCPVCSSAKR
- a CDS encoding cyclic 2,3-diphosphoglycerate synthase, with amino-acid sequence MERKKVLILGAAGRDFHNFNTYYRDNEEFEVVAFTATQIPGIDGKKYPAELAGRLYPNGIPIVPEEEFGKLIDEHKIDQVVLAYSDLPHQYVMERAAIANAHGADFILLGPSKTMVKSSKPVISICAVRTGCGKSQTTRRVLDILRAKGKKVVSIRHPMPYGDLVKQKVQRFADYSDLDKHECTIEEREEYEPHIDRNAVIYAGVDYEAILREAEKEDVDVIIWDGGNNDFSFYKTDLYITVTDPHRAGHETTYYPGFTNLMMADVVVINKEETASPEDIDIVRRNIAKFNPDAIVVDGASPITIEGGKSSEIKGKRVLVVEDGPTLTHGGMKYGAGWVAAKKFGASEIVDPRPYAVGSLVSTYEKYNHLDQILPAMGYGEKQMKELEETINKADVDLVIIGTPIDLRRVIDIKKPAVRIGYELQEIGKPDLEEIIEDFLKEHNI
- a CDS encoding GyrI-like domain-containing protein, whose translation is MEPKIIHKSAFKVIGLKYYGNDPANNCPKLWRDLMERHTEIENVISAKESYGLMCTGEEDFIDGKFDYIASLAVSTLRIIPEGMVGAEVPEATYAVFTHTGKLDSLQNTYEYIHAKWFQNFEYEPIVLNEFELYDKRFTGEEDSEFDIYIPIEKKQ
- a CDS encoding DUF4332 domain-containing protein — protein: MVRHDSNGKTRESGHICHLSNDRSALSPELRESLAARIGTEMEKILEYLKLSDLSRLGGMKGVRVRLYCNAGLDTLDKLSNWNPEELWAMLVDFVRKTGFEGIPPLPKEVSSTIEAAKKLERLIGY